From Halomarina ordinaria:
GCCGCCCAGCAGGCTGATCTCGGGGTTCAGCGGCCCCAACTTGAGCAGGCCGAACGACCAGTAGAGGTACCAGTCGGGCAGGATGACCGGGGGCGTCTGACTCGGGTTCGCGGGGGCGTCGATGTGCATCGGCAGCGCGGCCGAGAGGAACAGGATCATCCCCACGAAGAAACTCGTCAACGCGAGGTTGCGAATCATCTCGTGGGGCCAGGTCGGGAACCCGAGGACGTCTCGTTCGATGTAGCTCGACTCCGTGCGGAGGTCCTGGTCCTCACGCCGGGCGCGTTCGAAGTACTCGTACGTCAGACGAGGGAGCCCCTCCGAGCGAGCCTTTCGCTCGCTCCACGTCGGGGTCTCGTCGTCCGGGGCGACGATACCGGTACCGTCGGCCCGAACCTCCTCGCCGCTGTCGTCGCTCGGAGGCATGTCTAGGTGATACACTCTAGCGAGCGGGGAAGCTTCAACGTTGTGTTAGCCGTGCCGCCGCCGTCGAAAAATCGAACGACGGGACGGACGGTTCGAGTCGGAAACGGAGTCTCTGCGGCGCCGAAGCGAGGAGAGAAAACGAGCCGTCGAACGCGACAGCGAGCCGGCCCGGTCAGTGGGGCTCGGCGATGCCCTGCATCCAGACGATACCGATGTGGATGGCGATGAGCGCCGTCGTGATGAACGGCAACAGGAACACGTGGAGGATGTACATCCGCTGGAGCGTCGCCTGGCTCAGCGAGAAGCCGCCGAACAGGAGCTGGGCGACCCACTCGCCGGCGAGCGGAATCGAGAGCGACATCTCGACGCCGATCTGTCCGGCCCAGAACGCCAGCTGGTCCCACGGCAGGAGGTAGCCGGTGTACCCGAAGACCATCGTCAGCGAGATGAGGACGATGCCGAGGATCCAGT
This genomic window contains:
- a CDS encoding cytochrome bc complex cytochrome b subunit, encoding MPPSDDSGEEVRADGTGIVAPDDETPTWSERKARSEGLPRLTYEYFERARREDQDLRTESSYIERDVLGFPTWPHEMIRNLALTSFFVGMILFLSAALPMHIDAPANPSQTPPVILPDWYLYWSFGLLKLGPLNPEISLLGGQQLMADRTYGVLANLVVVGFIAIVPFLNKGSARRPVEQPFWAAVGVFGIVFAFTISVLSVKNLVPIEPNLLFDLTFLLPFVAGFIAYGVLKSMREGYMFELNRRYYRLRPPK